From a region of the Salvelinus alpinus chromosome 2, SLU_Salpinus.1, whole genome shotgun sequence genome:
- the LOC139559864 gene encoding zinc finger protein Eos-like isoform X1: MDDDCNGRPYMSGSGDSSMEREFSGALGGPTVSTPNSQHTSPSRSLSANSIKVELYSDEEPGRGTGPEDERGDRVEEGGSEQGGEAGGGGYRELASPEPMSPGGAIRLPNGKLKCDICGMICIGPNVLMVHKRSHTGERPFQCNQCGASFTQKGNLLRHIKLHSGEKPFKCPFCSYACRRRDALTGHLRTHSVSSPTVGKPYKCSYCGRSYKQQSTLEEHRERCHSYLQSLETQQTASAHTQEEELRDLEFMPDNLLQPSSDKMAFIDRLAHSITKRKRSTPQKFVGQKHMRLSLADTPYELRTAFDKDGVTHHGGLEQPHYTSLGGGYLGGQGVGSGGGSEGLRPLRLPLPHPSCLSELRPVISSAHTPMATLGPRLDCTGAGAGLGSTGVGGREAAEGHEDLPPGRSHGPSPSNGCQDSTDTESMPDEVFSSVAPALPLHNNHSHHNLHHLHSNHHPPPPPLLHHRGMDSPSHAKDRDGERDREEGGHPAFPPPPALAPGSPTSRQAFRVVDGEGHTVRSFRCEHCRVLFLDHVMFTIHMGCHGFRQPFECNICGHRSQDRYEFSSHIVRGEHLPG; the protein is encoded by the exons ATGGATGACGACTGCAATGGCCGTCCCTACATGTCAG GCAGTGGAGACTCTTCGATGGAGAGGGAGTTTTCAGGGGCCCTTGGAGGCCCCACAGTGAGCACCCCCAACAGCCAGCACACTTCTCCCAGCCGCTCTCTTAGTG cCAACTCCATCAAAGTGGAGCTGTACAGTGATGAGGAGCCGGGCCGCGGCACGGGGccagaggatgagagaggggacagggtggaggaggggggttctgagcagggaggagaggcCGGAGGAGGGGGCTACAGGGAGCTGGCCAGTCCAGAGCCCATGTCACCAGGAGGTGCCATCCGGCTGCCCAACGGAAAACTCAAGTGTGACATCTGTGGGATGATCTGCATCGGGCCCAATGTCCTCATGGTGCACAAACGCAGCCACACAG GTGAGCGGCCATTCCAGTGTAATCAGTGTGGGGCCTCTTTCACCCAGAAGGGGAACCTGCTGCGTCACATTAAGCTGCACTCGGGGGAGAAGCCTTTTAAATGTCCCTTCTGCAGCTACGCATGCCGCAGACGGGACGCTCTTACAGGCCACCTCCGCACTCACTCGG TGTCGTCTCCCACAGTGGGGAAGCCCTATAAGTGTAGTTACTGTGGCCGCAGCTACAAGCAGCAGAGCACCCTGGAAGAGCACCGTGAACGCTGCCACAGCTACCTGCAGAGCCTGGAGACACAGCAGACAGCCAGCGCTCACACTCAAG AAGAGGAGCTGAGGGACCTGGAGTTCATGCCTGACAACCTGCTGCAACCTTCCTCAGACAAGATGGCGTTCATCGATCGGCTAGCCCACAGCATCACCAAACGCAAGAGATCCACACCACAGAAATTTGTAG GACAGAAGCACATGCGCCTCAGTCTGGCCGACACGCCTTACGAGCTCAGAACCGCCTTCGACAAGGACGGGGTTACGCACCACGGTGGTCTGGAGCAGCCACACTACACTAGCCTGGGAGGAGGGTACCTGGGGGGACAGGGAGTTGGAAGTGGTGGTGGATCTGAAGGCCTCCGACCCCTACGCTTgcctctccctcacccctcctgCCTGTCGGAGCTCCGGCCGGTCATCAGCTCGGCTCACACCCCCATGGCTACGCTGGGGCCGAGGCTAGACTGCACTGGGGCCGGGGCTGGCCTAGGGTCCACGGGTGTGGGGGGCAGGGAGGCTGCAGAGGGCCACGAGGACCTGCCCCCTGGCCGCAGCCACGGCCCATCACCTAGCAACGGTTGCCAGGACTCCACGGACACAGAGAGCATGCCGGATGAAGTGTTTAGCAGTGTAGCGCCTGCCCTGCCgctccacaacaaccacagtcaCCACAACCTTCACCACCTCCACTCCAACCAccaccctccccctccacccctacTGCACCACAGGGGCATGGACAGCCCAAGCCATGCCaaagacagggatggagagagggacagggaggagggtGGCCACCCTGCTTTCCCCCCACCCCCTGCCCTGGCCCCAGGCTCCCCCACCTCAAGGCAGGCGTTTCGAGTGGTGGACGGAGAGGGGCACACAGTGCGCTCTTTCCGCTGTGAGCACTGCCGTGTGCTCTTCCTGGACCACGTTATGTTCACCATCCACATGGGCTGCCACGGCTTCCGCCAGCCCTTCGAGTGCAACATCTGTGGCCACCGCAGCCAGGACCGCTATGAGTTCTCCTCCCACATTGTCCGCGGAGAGCACCTGCCAGGCTGA
- the LOC139559864 gene encoding zinc finger protein Eos-like isoform X3, giving the protein MDDDCNGRPYMSGSGDSSMEREFSGALGGPTVSTPNSQHTSPSRSLSANSIKVELYSDEEPGRGTGPEDERGDRVEEGGSEQGGEAGGGGYRELASPEPMSPGGAIRLPNGKLKCDICGMICIGPNVLMVHKRSHTVSSPTVGKPYKCSYCGRSYKQQSTLEEHRERCHSYLQSLETQQTASAHTQEEELRDLEFMPDNLLQPSSDKMAFIDRLAHSITKRKRSTPQKFVGQKHMRLSLADTPYELRTAFDKDGVTHHGGLEQPHYTSLGGGYLGGQGVGSGGGSEGLRPLRLPLPHPSCLSELRPVISSAHTPMATLGPRLDCTGAGAGLGSTGVGGREAAEGHEDLPPGRSHGPSPSNGCQDSTDTESMPDEVFSSVAPALPLHNNHSHHNLHHLHSNHHPPPPPLLHHRGMDSPSHAKDRDGERDREEGGHPAFPPPPALAPGSPTSRQAFRVVDGEGHTVRSFRCEHCRVLFLDHVMFTIHMGCHGFRQPFECNICGHRSQDRYEFSSHIVRGEHLPG; this is encoded by the exons ATGGATGACGACTGCAATGGCCGTCCCTACATGTCAG GCAGTGGAGACTCTTCGATGGAGAGGGAGTTTTCAGGGGCCCTTGGAGGCCCCACAGTGAGCACCCCCAACAGCCAGCACACTTCTCCCAGCCGCTCTCTTAGTG cCAACTCCATCAAAGTGGAGCTGTACAGTGATGAGGAGCCGGGCCGCGGCACGGGGccagaggatgagagaggggacagggtggaggaggggggttctgagcagggaggagaggcCGGAGGAGGGGGCTACAGGGAGCTGGCCAGTCCAGAGCCCATGTCACCAGGAGGTGCCATCCGGCTGCCCAACGGAAAACTCAAGTGTGACATCTGTGGGATGATCTGCATCGGGCCCAATGTCCTCATGGTGCACAAACGCAGCCACACAG TGTCGTCTCCCACAGTGGGGAAGCCCTATAAGTGTAGTTACTGTGGCCGCAGCTACAAGCAGCAGAGCACCCTGGAAGAGCACCGTGAACGCTGCCACAGCTACCTGCAGAGCCTGGAGACACAGCAGACAGCCAGCGCTCACACTCAAG AAGAGGAGCTGAGGGACCTGGAGTTCATGCCTGACAACCTGCTGCAACCTTCCTCAGACAAGATGGCGTTCATCGATCGGCTAGCCCACAGCATCACCAAACGCAAGAGATCCACACCACAGAAATTTGTAG GACAGAAGCACATGCGCCTCAGTCTGGCCGACACGCCTTACGAGCTCAGAACCGCCTTCGACAAGGACGGGGTTACGCACCACGGTGGTCTGGAGCAGCCACACTACACTAGCCTGGGAGGAGGGTACCTGGGGGGACAGGGAGTTGGAAGTGGTGGTGGATCTGAAGGCCTCCGACCCCTACGCTTgcctctccctcacccctcctgCCTGTCGGAGCTCCGGCCGGTCATCAGCTCGGCTCACACCCCCATGGCTACGCTGGGGCCGAGGCTAGACTGCACTGGGGCCGGGGCTGGCCTAGGGTCCACGGGTGTGGGGGGCAGGGAGGCTGCAGAGGGCCACGAGGACCTGCCCCCTGGCCGCAGCCACGGCCCATCACCTAGCAACGGTTGCCAGGACTCCACGGACACAGAGAGCATGCCGGATGAAGTGTTTAGCAGTGTAGCGCCTGCCCTGCCgctccacaacaaccacagtcaCCACAACCTTCACCACCTCCACTCCAACCAccaccctccccctccacccctacTGCACCACAGGGGCATGGACAGCCCAAGCCATGCCaaagacagggatggagagagggacagggaggagggtGGCCACCCTGCTTTCCCCCCACCCCCTGCCCTGGCCCCAGGCTCCCCCACCTCAAGGCAGGCGTTTCGAGTGGTGGACGGAGAGGGGCACACAGTGCGCTCTTTCCGCTGTGAGCACTGCCGTGTGCTCTTCCTGGACCACGTTATGTTCACCATCCACATGGGCTGCCACGGCTTCCGCCAGCCCTTCGAGTGCAACATCTGTGGCCACCGCAGCCAGGACCGCTATGAGTTCTCCTCCCACATTGTCCGCGGAGAGCACCTGCCAGGCTGA
- the LOC139559864 gene encoding zinc finger protein Eos-like isoform X2, with the protein MSLSWSKPCLSPANSIKVELYSDEEPGRGTGPEDERGDRVEEGGSEQGGEAGGGGYRELASPEPMSPGGAIRLPNGKLKCDICGMICIGPNVLMVHKRSHTGERPFQCNQCGASFTQKGNLLRHIKLHSGEKPFKCPFCSYACRRRDALTGHLRTHSVSSPTVGKPYKCSYCGRSYKQQSTLEEHRERCHSYLQSLETQQTASAHTQEEELRDLEFMPDNLLQPSSDKMAFIDRLAHSITKRKRSTPQKFVGQKHMRLSLADTPYELRTAFDKDGVTHHGGLEQPHYTSLGGGYLGGQGVGSGGGSEGLRPLRLPLPHPSCLSELRPVISSAHTPMATLGPRLDCTGAGAGLGSTGVGGREAAEGHEDLPPGRSHGPSPSNGCQDSTDTESMPDEVFSSVAPALPLHNNHSHHNLHHLHSNHHPPPPPLLHHRGMDSPSHAKDRDGERDREEGGHPAFPPPPALAPGSPTSRQAFRVVDGEGHTVRSFRCEHCRVLFLDHVMFTIHMGCHGFRQPFECNICGHRSQDRYEFSSHIVRGEHLPG; encoded by the exons ATGTCCCTCTCCTGGTCtaaaccctgtctctctccagcCAACTCCATCAAAGTGGAGCTGTACAGTGATGAGGAGCCGGGCCGCGGCACGGGGccagaggatgagagaggggacagggtggaggaggggggttctgagcagggaggagaggcCGGAGGAGGGGGCTACAGGGAGCTGGCCAGTCCAGAGCCCATGTCACCAGGAGGTGCCATCCGGCTGCCCAACGGAAAACTCAAGTGTGACATCTGTGGGATGATCTGCATCGGGCCCAATGTCCTCATGGTGCACAAACGCAGCCACACAG GTGAGCGGCCATTCCAGTGTAATCAGTGTGGGGCCTCTTTCACCCAGAAGGGGAACCTGCTGCGTCACATTAAGCTGCACTCGGGGGAGAAGCCTTTTAAATGTCCCTTCTGCAGCTACGCATGCCGCAGACGGGACGCTCTTACAGGCCACCTCCGCACTCACTCGG TGTCGTCTCCCACAGTGGGGAAGCCCTATAAGTGTAGTTACTGTGGCCGCAGCTACAAGCAGCAGAGCACCCTGGAAGAGCACCGTGAACGCTGCCACAGCTACCTGCAGAGCCTGGAGACACAGCAGACAGCCAGCGCTCACACTCAAG AAGAGGAGCTGAGGGACCTGGAGTTCATGCCTGACAACCTGCTGCAACCTTCCTCAGACAAGATGGCGTTCATCGATCGGCTAGCCCACAGCATCACCAAACGCAAGAGATCCACACCACAGAAATTTGTAG GACAGAAGCACATGCGCCTCAGTCTGGCCGACACGCCTTACGAGCTCAGAACCGCCTTCGACAAGGACGGGGTTACGCACCACGGTGGTCTGGAGCAGCCACACTACACTAGCCTGGGAGGAGGGTACCTGGGGGGACAGGGAGTTGGAAGTGGTGGTGGATCTGAAGGCCTCCGACCCCTACGCTTgcctctccctcacccctcctgCCTGTCGGAGCTCCGGCCGGTCATCAGCTCGGCTCACACCCCCATGGCTACGCTGGGGCCGAGGCTAGACTGCACTGGGGCCGGGGCTGGCCTAGGGTCCACGGGTGTGGGGGGCAGGGAGGCTGCAGAGGGCCACGAGGACCTGCCCCCTGGCCGCAGCCACGGCCCATCACCTAGCAACGGTTGCCAGGACTCCACGGACACAGAGAGCATGCCGGATGAAGTGTTTAGCAGTGTAGCGCCTGCCCTGCCgctccacaacaaccacagtcaCCACAACCTTCACCACCTCCACTCCAACCAccaccctccccctccacccctacTGCACCACAGGGGCATGGACAGCCCAAGCCATGCCaaagacagggatggagagagggacagggaggagggtGGCCACCCTGCTTTCCCCCCACCCCCTGCCCTGGCCCCAGGCTCCCCCACCTCAAGGCAGGCGTTTCGAGTGGTGGACGGAGAGGGGCACACAGTGCGCTCTTTCCGCTGTGAGCACTGCCGTGTGCTCTTCCTGGACCACGTTATGTTCACCATCCACATGGGCTGCCACGGCTTCCGCCAGCCCTTCGAGTGCAACATCTGTGGCCACCGCAGCCAGGACCGCTATGAGTTCTCCTCCCACATTGTCCGCGGAGAGCACCTGCCAGGCTGA